The following is a genomic window from Archangium lipolyticum.
AACACCGCCGAGTCCGCGATGAAGACGAAGGCGGACCGGCAACCGAAGGACGCCACCGCGTGGACGAACCTCGGCATTGTCCAGGAGCGTCTGGGCAAGAGCGACGAGGCCGAGCGCGCCTACCGTCAGGCCCTGGCGCTGAAGCCGGAGCAGCAGGCCGCCTGGGACAACCTCACCCGCCTCCAGTGCCGCACCGGCCGCGCTGCCCAGGCCGAGGCGCAGCTCCGTGAGCAGCTCCAGGCGAAGCCCGATGCCATCGCCCCGCACATCGCGCTCGTGCAGGCACTGTTGTGCCAGAAGAAGCTCGACGCGGCCGCCACAGAGGCCAAGCGCGTCCTCAAGGCGGACGAGCGCAACGTGCGCGCCATGCAGTTGCTCGCCCAGGTGTACTACCGCGAGCGCAAGTACGAGCTGGCCAGGATGGTGCTGAACAACGCCCGGGAGATCGCCCCGGACGATCCCGCCACGCACAATGCCCTCGGGTTGGTGCTCCTCGGGCTCAAGGCGAAGCCCGCCGCCCTGGAGTCCTTCAAGAAGGCCTCGGAGCTGAAGCCGGACTTCGCCGAGGCGCGCAACAACCTCGGCGCCCTGCTCAACGAGGCCCAGGACTACCCCGCCGCCATCCAGGAGTTGGAGGCCGCCGTCCAGGCCGCGCCCGACTTCGTCTCCGCCCGGCTCAACCTCGGCAACGCATTGCGCGGCCAGGGAGACTTCGCCCGTGCGCTCGCCGAGTACCAACAGGTGCTCCGCCTCGCGCCGGACCTGCCGGACACCTACTTCAACCTCGCCATCCTCCACCTCGACGCCGAGCCGCAGGACCTGGACGCCATCGTCCGGCTCCAGACCGCCCTCACCTTCTTCGACCAGTACCGCTCGAAGGGCGGCCAGGACGAGCGCGTGGAGGATTACGTCAAGGAGGCCAGGAAGGGCATCACGCGGGAGGAGAAGCGGCGCGAGCGCGAGAAGCAGAACCAACTCCGCAAGGCCCAGAAGGCAGAGGAGGAGAAGAAGAAGGCCGCCGAGGCCCAGGCGAATACCGAGCCTCCGTCCAAGGCCGACACTCCGGCACCCGATTCCGCCCAGTCTCCTACACCTGCCCCCAAGAAGCGCACGCCCCCTGCCCGTCCGGCCCCGGGCTCGGGTACAGTGGCCGACGACAAGAAGTGAGCCCGCCCATGCGCCCAGCCCTCGCCCTGCTGCTGCTGCTCGCCTCCGCGCCCGTGCTGGCGCAGGAACCGGCCGCCTCTGGCTCCGAGTCCAAGGACAAGGAGACCAAGAAGAAGAAGGTCATCCGCCTGGACGCCATCACCGTCGAGGGCCGCATCCAGAAACCCCAGGCCTTCTACGTCCTCCCTCGCGGCAACCTGAGCTTCGACGAGCTCAACAAGGCCGAGAGCTTCGTTCCCAAGGTCGTCAAGAGCGTGGAGAAGGAACCTTTCTAGGGTAGGAAGGGTCCCAGAGAAGAAACATGGCTTCCCCTCAGCAGAGCCGGATCCTCCGCGTTGGCCTCGTCCAGGATGGGCGCATCCTCGAGGAGCGCCACCTGCGCAAGCCCGGCGACTTCACCGTCGGCCAGGATCCGAAGAACTCCCTCGTCCTGCCCCTTCCGGACCTGCCGGCCAGCTTCCCCGTCTTCGAGTACAAGGCCAACCAGTACAACCTGGTCTTCACCGACGACATGCAGGGCCGGGTGAACCTCGGCTCCTCGGACGTGGACTTCCAGGCGCTGCGCAAGCAGGGCATGGCCATGGAGCGGGCCGACCAGTACGTCCTGCCCCTTCAGGAGAGCGCCCGCGGAGTCGTTCAGCTCGACAAGGACCTGCGCCTCTTCTTCCAGTTCGTCACGCCTCCACCCGACTCCGAGAAGCCCAAGCTCCCTCCGGACCTCCAGGGTGGCAGCTGGCGGACCATGGACCGGATGTTCTTCGGCATCCTGGCCGCCTCGCTGCTGCTGCACTTCTCCGGCGCGGCGGTGATCATCGCCTCCGAGCCCCCGCCCGAGCCCGAGCTCGAGCTGGACCAGTTGGATGATCGCTTCGCCCGCGTGTTCATTCCGCCGCCCAAGCAGGAGGAGCCCAAGAAGCAGGCCACCGAGACGGCCCAGGCGGCCCCCGAGAAGAAGCCCGAGAAGCCGAAGGCCACGGAGGAGAAGCCCGCGGAGGCTTCGTCCAAGCCCTCCACCCCGGAGGAGGCCGCCGCCCGGCGCGCCGAGATGGCGAAGAAGGTGGCCGGCAAGGGCCTGCTGAAGATCCTCGGCTCCTCGGGCGGTGGCGGAGGCGCGTTCTCGGACGTGCTCGGTGGCAGCACCGGTGGCGGAGACATCGCGTCGGCGCTGGCCGGCGCGGGCGGCGTGGGCATCGCCAACCAGGCCGCGGTGGGCGCCAGTGGCCCGCGCGGCGGTGTCAGCGGCAGCGTGGCCGACATTGGCGAGCTCGGCACCAAGGGCGGCGGCAAGGTGGACCTGGGCACCAAGAAGGAGGCCGAGGTCTCCGGCCAGGTCACCAGCGCGACCCCCGAGGTGGACAGCGCCGAGGTGGATCGCGATGCGCTCAATCGCTACATCAAGGCACGCCTCAGCGCCATCCGGAACTGCTACGAGAAGGAGCTCAAGCGCAACCCCCAGCTCCGGGGCAAGGTGACGGTGCGCTTCAACATCATGCCTTCCGGGCGCCCCGCGGACATCGAAATCGAGGAAAACACCCTGGGCAGCGACGCGGTGGGCAGTTGCATCCGCACCGTCGTCCGCAGCTGGGTGTTCCCCTTCAAACCAGATGACGAAGTCTCGGTGGCCTACCCGTTCCTCTTCTCGCCCGGAGGGTAGGCTCGGATCGGGCAACCTGCATCCCGGGGGGTCGGGAGACATGGAAAAGCTGGCCGTCATTTCGTCCTCGCCGCTGTTCGAGATGCTCTCCAGCACGGAGCTGGCGCATCTGGCCGAGCTGGCCGAGCAGCGGCGCTACACCGCGGGAGAGCTCGTCTTCGAGGAAGGCGAGCTGGGCGACAGTCTCTACGTCATCGTGCGTGGCGAGGTGGAGGTGGTGCGGCGGGACGGCGGTGGGGTGCCCCGGCCCCTCACGGTGCTCACCGCTCCGGACTTCTTCGGGGAGATGAGCCTCATCGACAAGGAGTACCGCTCCGCCACGGTGCGGGCGCGCTCGGAGGCGGTGCTGCTGCGGCTCACCGCCCAGCATCTGTCCACCTTCCGTCAGAGCCACCGCGACGGCTTCACCTTCGTCGTCATCAACATCGCGCGCATCCTGTCGGCGCGAGTGCGCGAGGCCAATGCCCGGCTCGCGGCCAGGCAGGCGTGAGCGGCTCCGCGTTGACACCCCCGAACCGGCTCTCTAGCGTCGGGTCCGTGCGCTGCGGCCCAGGAGTGAAGGACATGCGCTACATCGGAATGCTGGCGGTGGTGCTCGTGAGCGGGCTGGCGGTGGCCCAGTCCGTCCCCCGTCCCGCGCCCGCCGCCCTGCCCATCCTGGAGAAGGCCAGCGACGTGCCGGCTCCGGACAAGCTCAAGCGCAGCACCCAGGCGCTCACCGGCATGCGCGACGTGCTCCGGGACGTGCTGGGCAAGCTCGAGGAGGCCCGGCGCGCCAAGGACGTGGTGAAGCTCAACTGCGTCAACGAGAAGCTCACTCAAATCAAGGGCTTGCTGCGCATCTCCGAGCAGTCCGACGTGGCGCTCCAGGAGGCCGTGGCCCGGCAGGAGACCTCCTCCAGCGAGCACGAGTACACCAAGGTGATGATCGCCCAGCAGAAGGTGACCCAGCTGCGCGGCGAGGCCGAGGAGTGCATCGGGCAGCTGGCCTTCCGCACGGACGAGAACCTGTCGGTGGAGGTGGAGGAGCCCAAGGACCTGCCCGGCGGAGACCCCACCCGGCCGCGCCCCATCGAAGAGGTCACCATCCGTCCGCCTCCCGCCAGCCCCATCGAATGATTCCAGTCCGGCTACTGCCCCTGCCTGCGAGCCTCCGAGGGCTTTTGAACACGAGGAAGTCATTTCAGCGGGCGGGGATGCGCGTGCTATGACCCCGGGCTCGGGGTTCCGACGGTTTTCATGACGCAGCAAGCCAACAAGAGGGCCCGGTCCAGGGCCGGGTGCCTGCTGGCGATGATGGCGCTGTGGCCCGCGCTCGCGCTCGGACAGACCTCGCCGATCGGTGTGGGCGGCAACGGCATCAAGGTGGGTGAGGGCCGGCTGCACCCGACGTTCGACCTCGAGACGCGGGTGGACAGCGCGGCCGGCTATTTCCCGCCACCGGGCAACACGGTCCCCGGTGTGGTGATGGACTCGCTCTCCAGCGAGG
Proteins encoded in this region:
- a CDS encoding cyclic nucleotide-binding domain-containing protein, giving the protein MEKLAVISSSPLFEMLSSTELAHLAELAEQRRYTAGELVFEEGELGDSLYVIVRGEVEVVRRDGGGVPRPLTVLTAPDFFGEMSLIDKEYRSATVRARSEAVLLRLTAQHLSTFRQSHRDGFTFVVINIARILSARVREANARLAARQA
- a CDS encoding tetratricopeptide repeat protein, encoding MKMRRLLVPGLLLLASACATTPDVGPDTKAPSPAGESSKQTAPAPDRKATPPAADLLSVAQRGELNTAESAMKTKADRQPKDATAWTNLGIVQERLGKSDEAERAYRQALALKPEQQAAWDNLTRLQCRTGRAAQAEAQLREQLQAKPDAIAPHIALVQALLCQKKLDAAATEAKRVLKADERNVRAMQLLAQVYYRERKYELARMVLNNAREIAPDDPATHNALGLVLLGLKAKPAALESFKKASELKPDFAEARNNLGALLNEAQDYPAAIQELEAAVQAAPDFVSARLNLGNALRGQGDFARALAEYQQVLRLAPDLPDTYFNLAILHLDAEPQDLDAIVRLQTALTFFDQYRSKGGQDERVEDYVKEARKGITREEKRREREKQNQLRKAQKAEEEKKKAAEAQANTEPPSKADTPAPDSAQSPTPAPKKRTPPARPAPGSGTVADDKK
- a CDS encoding AgmX/PglI C-terminal domain-containing protein, which produces MASPQQSRILRVGLVQDGRILEERHLRKPGDFTVGQDPKNSLVLPLPDLPASFPVFEYKANQYNLVFTDDMQGRVNLGSSDVDFQALRKQGMAMERADQYVLPLQESARGVVQLDKDLRLFFQFVTPPPDSEKPKLPPDLQGGSWRTMDRMFFGILAASLLLHFSGAAVIIASEPPPEPELELDQLDDRFARVFIPPPKQEEPKKQATETAQAAPEKKPEKPKATEEKPAEASSKPSTPEEAAARRAEMAKKVAGKGLLKILGSSGGGGGAFSDVLGGSTGGGDIASALAGAGGVGIANQAAVGASGPRGGVSGSVADIGELGTKGGGKVDLGTKKEAEVSGQVTSATPEVDSAEVDRDALNRYIKARLSAIRNCYEKELKRNPQLRGKVTVRFNIMPSGRPADIEIEENTLGSDAVGSCIRTVVRSWVFPFKPDDEVSVAYPFLFSPGG